From one Flavobacterium kingsejongi genomic stretch:
- a CDS encoding NAD(P)H-binding protein, with protein MKFTITGSLGKISKPLATTLVKAGHTVTLISSNPDKAEAITALGAIPAIGSVDDLEFITKAFTGADAIYTMVPPTFATTNYREYISGTGKIYAQAIQAAGVQHVVNLSSIGADHTDGTGPIKGLHDVEQLYNALEGVAIVHLRPAYFFTNFYASIDMIKHAGIMGSNVGAADTMVMAHLNDIAAVAATIIQEPFTGKSIRYITSDERTAGEVASVLGAAIGKPELPWIEFTNEQAFDGMVQAGLPEEVAKNYVEMGDAIRTGKLWIDYNKNKPELSKTKLEDFAKEFASQY; from the coding sequence ATGAAATTTACGATAACAGGATCATTGGGCAAGATCAGCAAACCTTTAGCAACCACCTTAGTTAAAGCAGGACATACGGTAACCCTCATTTCCAGCAATCCGGACAAAGCGGAAGCGATCACAGCACTGGGTGCTATCCCGGCTATTGGATCGGTAGACGACTTGGAATTTATAACCAAAGCTTTTACGGGTGCAGATGCTATTTATACGATGGTCCCTCCTACTTTTGCGACCACCAATTACCGGGAATACATTTCGGGAACGGGAAAAATCTATGCCCAGGCAATCCAGGCGGCGGGAGTGCAGCATGTGGTAAACCTCAGCAGCATTGGTGCCGATCATACTGATGGTACAGGCCCCATTAAAGGGTTGCATGATGTGGAACAACTTTATAATGCCCTGGAAGGTGTTGCGATTGTCCACCTGCGCCCGGCTTATTTCTTTACCAACTTTTATGCGAGTATCGACATGATCAAGCATGCGGGTATCATGGGCAGTAATGTGGGTGCCGCTGATACTATGGTTATGGCACATCTTAATGATATCGCTGCCGTTGCCGCGACTATCATACAGGAGCCTTTTACGGGTAAAAGCATCCGTTATATCACCAGTGACGAACGTACGGCAGGCGAAGTAGCAAGCGTACTGGGGGCAGCTATCGGAAAACCGGAATTGCCCTGGATTGAATTTACCAACGAACAGGCATTCGACGGAATGGTCCAGGCGGGATTGCCAGAAGAAGTGGCCAAAAATTATGTGGAAATGGGTGATGCCATCCGGACGGGAAAACTCTGGATCGATTATAACAAGAACAAACCGGAACTGTCCAAAACCAAACTGGAAGATTTTGCCAAGGAATTTGCATCACAGTACTAA
- a CDS encoding winged helix-turn-helix transcriptional regulator, with protein MTQIKESSTHNYNKERAINKCPINFVMSKIGGYWKPLIIYQLMSGPKRYSELRRAIPDVTEKMLIQHLKQLEADDLVIREAKPVVPPFVTYSLSASGRELSHTLEAMAEWGLRYNTEAL; from the coding sequence ATGACACAAATCAAGGAGAGTTCGACTCACAATTACAATAAGGAACGCGCCATTAACAAATGCCCGATCAATTTCGTGATGAGTAAGATTGGAGGGTATTGGAAACCGCTGATTATCTATCAGCTGATGAGTGGCCCCAAGCGGTATAGCGAACTCCGGAGAGCCATTCCCGATGTTACCGAAAAAATGCTGATCCAGCATTTAAAACAATTGGAAGCCGATGATCTCGTGATCCGGGAAGCTAAGCCTGTCGTGCCGCCTTTTGTAACCTATAGTTTGAGTGCTTCCGGGAGGGAACTCAGCCATACACTCGAAGCGATGGCCGAATGGGGGCTACGGTATAATACAGAGGCATTGTAG